From one Lotus japonicus ecotype B-129 chromosome 3, LjGifu_v1.2 genomic stretch:
- the LOC130744460 gene encoding uncharacterized protein LOC130744460, with amino-acid sequence MESHTVLMLEKILVSNGWLHPSKEMTSWEAIAMFHWSCAHSETNRNVQNKFGKSGETISRKFGEVLDGLCLLAKEIVKPPDFNFVEVPAKIKDDRKFWPYFEGCIGAIDGTHIPVIVPTKDQVRYIGIKGYPTQNVMLVCNFEMLITFVVVGWPGTAHDTRILSSAIEDIKTVFPHPPEGKYYLVDAGYPNMKGYLAPYKGERYHIPDFRAGSQAEGFQEIFNHAHSSLRNVIERTIGVWKKRWHILCDMRPYPLIKQQKIIVATTTLHNFIRICGVEDEEFNKCDSVPGYMTECEEERNMKLESPPDYP; translated from the exons ATGGAGTCTCATACTGTACTAATGCTTGAAAAAATATTGGTGAGTAATGGTTGGCTACATCCATCTAAGGAAATGACATCCTGGGAAGCAATAGCCATGTTTCATTGGAGTTGTGCACATAGTGAGACAAATAGGAATGTCCAGAATAAATTTGGGAAGTCAGGAGAGACCATAAGTAGGAAGTTTGGTGAAGTTCTGGATGGCTTATGTTTATTAGCAAAGGAAATTGTGAAGCCTCCGGATTTTAACTTTGTTGAAGTTCCAGCAAAAATTAAAGATGATCGTAAATTTTGGCCTTATTTTGAAGGATGCATTGGTGCTATAGATGGAACACATATACCAGTCATTGTTCCCACCAAAGATCAAGTTCGCTATATCGGTATAAAGGGATATCCAACACAAAATGTCATGTTAGTGTGCaactttgaaatgttgatcacTTTTGTTGTTGTCGGCTGGCCTGGTACTGCACATGACACACGCATTCTTTCATCAGCTATTGAAGATATAAAAACTGTGTTTCCTCACCCTCCTGAAG GAAAGTATTATCTTGTGGATGCTGGATATCCAAACATGAAAGGTTATCTAGCACCATACAAGGGTGAAAGATATCACATTCCTGATTTTAGAGCTGGTAGTCAAGCAGAAGGTTTTCAAGAAATATTCAATCATGCACATTCTTCATTGAGAAATGTCATTGAACGAACAATTGGGGTATGGAAGAAAAGATGGCATATCTTATGTGATATGAGACCATATCCATTGATCAAACAACAGAAGATTATAGTTGCAACAACAACACTCCATAACTTTATTCGAATATgtggtgttgaagatgaagaatttAACAAGTGTGATAGTGTTCCAGGATACATGACTGAgtgtgaagaagaaaggaatatgaag CTAGAGTCTCCCCCTGACtacccctga